From Arcticibacter tournemirensis, one genomic window encodes:
- a CDS encoding cupin domain-containing protein translates to MIQSNLFQIEKEIPWEKAGEGIERQVYGYDDQIMLVKAKFEAGAVGTLHQHHHVQVTYVESGVFEMTIGEEKKTIKKGDGYYVPPHVIHGCVCVEPGILIDVFSPHREDFLNK, encoded by the coding sequence ATGATACAAAGTAATTTATTTCAGATCGAAAAGGAAATTCCCTGGGAAAAGGCAGGTGAAGGTATTGAAAGACAAGTTTATGGTTATGATGATCAGATAATGCTGGTAAAGGCAAAGTTTGAAGCCGGAGCCGTAGGTACCTTACATCAGCACCATCATGTACAGGTAACGTACGTAGAAAGTGGCGTATTTGAAATGACCATCGGGGAGGAGAAAAAGACTATAAAAAAAGGAGACGGATATTATGTGCCTCCTCATGTAATACATGGTTGCGTTTGTGTTGAGCCTGGAATCCTGATCGATGTATTCAGTCCCCATAGAGAAGATTTTCTAAACAAGTAA
- a CDS encoding MFS transporter, whose protein sequence is MKIKGLRWYIILLIGLATVINYIDRSAINIMWPYIYHEFGIAEVDSKSTLALITTFFMIAYALGQTFTGKLMDSIGTRLGMAISIAGWSISIALHALARTLFSFNIFRFFLGFFEAGNWPGATKSNAEWFPAKERAIAQGIFGAGASLGSVISAPIIALLFIAFGWKATFFLIGAFGILWVIPWLYINKANPDKHPWITDEEKEHILSCEVAAPDAALNAPVLTWTELLKFKSTWGIILGRFFIDPVWWLFVTWLPTFLKEQFLFDIKQIGAFTWVPYLFAAVGSLSGGFYSSRLIKNGMEPEKARKSAITIGCVLMLTALLAILFYLSSLKDHPMLAMCLIGVTLFGFQFLIGNLQTLPSDYYNGKNVGTVAGMGGTAAVVGTLFTTWAVPVITQTSYVSFFVLAAVLVPVTWLSVKFMSSKKIN, encoded by the coding sequence ATGAAAATAAAAGGTTTAAGATGGTATATTATCCTGTTAATTGGGCTGGCAACGGTTATCAATTATATTGACAGGAGTGCCATAAATATTATGTGGCCTTATATATACCATGAATTTGGTATAGCAGAGGTTGATAGTAAAAGTACGCTCGCGTTAATCACCACGTTCTTTATGATCGCTTACGCCCTTGGCCAGACGTTTACGGGCAAGCTGATGGATTCTATCGGCACAAGGCTGGGGATGGCGATATCCATCGCCGGATGGAGTATATCGATAGCATTGCATGCCCTTGCCCGGACACTCTTCTCCTTTAATATCTTCAGGTTTTTCCTTGGATTTTTTGAGGCGGGAAACTGGCCTGGAGCGACTAAGAGCAATGCGGAATGGTTTCCGGCGAAGGAACGGGCCATAGCACAGGGTATTTTCGGTGCAGGCGCGTCTCTTGGTTCGGTAATCTCGGCGCCTATTATCGCCTTGTTGTTCATTGCCTTTGGATGGAAAGCTACTTTTTTTCTGATCGGCGCATTTGGCATACTTTGGGTTATCCCGTGGCTATATATAAATAAAGCCAATCCCGATAAGCATCCCTGGATTACGGATGAAGAAAAAGAACATATTCTTTCATGCGAAGTGGCCGCGCCCGATGCCGCTTTAAATGCTCCTGTACTTACCTGGACAGAACTTCTCAAGTTTAAAAGTACGTGGGGCATCATATTAGGACGTTTTTTTATCGACCCGGTATGGTGGTTATTCGTCACATGGCTTCCAACTTTTTTGAAAGAACAGTTTCTGTTCGATATAAAACAAATAGGGGCATTCACATGGGTGCCTTACCTTTTCGCTGCGGTTGGAAGTTTAAGCGGGGGCTTTTATTCGTCGAGATTGATTAAGAACGGGATGGAGCCTGAGAAGGCGAGGAAAAGCGCAATCACCATAGGATGTGTACTGATGCTTACCGCACTGCTGGCCATCCTGTTTTATCTCAGTTCTCTTAAAGATCACCCAATGCTGGCGATGTGTCTTATCGGTGTTACCCTGTTTGGGTTTCAATTCCTGATAGGTAATCTTCAAACCCTACCCAGCGATTACTACAATGGTAAAAATGTAGGTACAGTAGCTGGCATGGGTGGCACTGCTGCTGTGGTAGGTACACTCTTTACTACCTGGGCAGTTCCGGTAATTACACAGACAAGCTACGTTTCTTTCTTCGTGCTGGCCGCGGTGCTGGTGCCGGTTACCTGGCTGTCTGTCAAGTTTATGAGTTCAAAAAAAATAAATTAA
- a CDS encoding adenylate kinase has protein sequence MLNLVLFGPPGAGKGTQSQKLIEKYQLVHLSTGDILRSEIANGTELGLEAKKLMDQGILVPDEVVIGMISNKLDSNKEANGFIFDGFPRTVAQAEALDALMISKNTAISGMVALDVDSEELQNRLLLRGKDSGRPDDANPDIIRRRIEEYNNKTAPVANFYKAQGKYYSINGIGSIDEIFTEISKIVDGL, from the coding sequence ATGCTAAATCTTGTTTTGTTTGGCCCTCCGGGAGCCGGTAAGGGAACTCAATCTCAGAAGCTTATTGAGAAATATCAGCTTGTTCATCTTTCAACAGGAGACATCCTGCGGAGTGAAATTGCTAACGGTACTGAATTAGGACTTGAAGCAAAGAAGCTGATGGATCAGGGAATTCTCGTTCCTGATGAAGTGGTTATTGGTATGATCAGCAATAAACTGGACTCCAATAAAGAGGCTAATGGTTTCATATTTGATGGCTTTCCACGGACAGTAGCGCAGGCGGAAGCGTTGGATGCACTGATGATCTCGAAAAACACGGCGATATCAGGAATGGTTGCGCTGGACGTAGATTCGGAAGAGCTTCAGAATCGTCTTCTTTTGAGAGGGAAGGATTCAGGCCGTCCTGACGATGCAAACCCAGATATTATCCGCCGGAGAATCGAGGAGTATAATAATAAAACTGCGCCTGTTGCTAACTTCTATAAAGCGCAGGGAAAATACTATAGTATTAATGGTATTGGCAGCATTGACGAAATATTTACAGAAATAAGCAAGATCGTTGATGGGTTATGA
- a CDS encoding alpha/beta hydrolase, with amino-acid sequence MKRILITLFCLALVVVKSLGQETEFKPVEYPEGYSSQLNVVYTQVNGWDGKMDLYLPPKEKGPSPVMINIHGGGWNKGSKESQTGFNSWFKKGYAVANIGYRLVQVAPAPAAIEDTRCALIYLIKNAKQLNIDVNKIVIMGGSAGGHLALMGGLLENDHIFDTNCKGVENVKVAAIIDKYGITDVNDWAYGPNITSKSATWWLGDKAKDKAFINSVSPITYVKKTSPPVFIVHGDADPTVPYQQSVALHKKLVEAGVKTKFITVEGGLHGKFPKEKNSEVNARIMDFLKELGIHK; translated from the coding sequence ATGAAAAGGATATTAATAACATTATTCTGCCTGGCTCTGGTGGTTGTTAAATCATTGGGTCAGGAAACCGAGTTTAAGCCGGTGGAATACCCGGAAGGTTATTCGTCGCAATTGAATGTAGTATACACTCAGGTAAACGGCTGGGATGGAAAGATGGACCTGTACCTTCCTCCTAAAGAGAAAGGGCCTTCGCCAGTGATGATCAATATACATGGCGGTGGCTGGAATAAAGGAAGCAAAGAATCGCAGACCGGGTTTAATTCGTGGTTTAAAAAGGGCTACGCCGTGGCGAATATCGGATACCGCCTGGTGCAGGTGGCTCCGGCACCGGCTGCAATAGAGGATACCCGCTGTGCGCTGATCTACCTCATTAAGAATGCCAAACAGCTGAATATCGATGTAAACAAAATTGTGATCATGGGAGGCTCTGCCGGCGGACACCTTGCACTTATGGGAGGCCTGCTGGAGAATGACCACATTTTCGACACCAACTGCAAAGGTGTAGAGAATGTCAAAGTAGCTGCGATCATCGATAAGTATGGTATTACTGACGTGAATGACTGGGCTTATGGCCCTAATATTACCAGTAAATCGGCTACCTGGTGGTTGGGAGATAAGGCAAAGGATAAAGCTTTTATTAATTCTGTCTCTCCCATTACGTACGTAAAAAAGACCAGTCCGCCGGTATTTATAGTTCATGGCGATGCTGATCCCACAGTTCCCTATCAGCAATCGGTAGCTCTCCACAAGAAACTGGTAGAGGCGGGGGTGAAAACCAAATTTATTACAGTTGAAGGCGGCTTACACGGAAAGTTCCCGAAAGAGAAGAATTCAGAAGTAAACGCCCGGATAATGGACTTTCTTAAAGAGTTAGGAATCCATAAATAA
- the obgE gene encoding GTPase ObgE, which produces MAQGSNFVDYVKICCRSGQGGAGSAHLHRDKFTSKGGPDGGDGGRGGHVMLKGNSQLWTLLHLKYRKHVIAENGEPGGSALKSGKTGKDEILEVPLGTIARDAETGKILFEITKDGETRILTPGGRGGQGNWHFKTPTLQTPRFSQPGEPGLEQWMILELKVLADVGLVGFPNAGKSTLLSVLSAAKPEIADYPFTTLVPNLGIVSYRDNRSFVMADIPGIIEGASTGKGLGLRFLRHIERNSVLLFLVPADTGRTIHQEYDILLKELEDYNPELMHKPRILAISKSDMLDAELMQEMEADVPPIPYIFISSVAQRGLLELKDMLWKAINEN; this is translated from the coding sequence ATGGCCCAGGGATCGAACTTTGTAGATTACGTAAAGATATGTTGCCGTTCTGGTCAGGGAGGAGCAGGCTCCGCGCATTTACACCGGGATAAGTTTACCTCCAAGGGCGGTCCCGATGGAGGAGACGGTGGTCGCGGCGGTCATGTGATGTTGAAGGGAAATAGTCAGCTATGGACCCTTTTACACCTGAAATACCGTAAGCATGTTATTGCTGAGAACGGTGAACCGGGTGGCAGCGCATTAAAATCGGGAAAGACCGGTAAAGATGAGATCCTCGAAGTTCCGTTGGGCACTATTGCGCGGGATGCTGAAACCGGCAAGATCCTGTTTGAAATCACAAAAGATGGAGAAACAAGGATCCTGACCCCGGGTGGCAGAGGGGGGCAGGGGAACTGGCACTTCAAAACTCCAACGCTGCAAACGCCGCGGTTTTCACAACCGGGTGAACCGGGCTTGGAGCAGTGGATGATACTCGAACTCAAGGTACTGGCCGACGTTGGACTCGTTGGTTTTCCTAACGCCGGGAAATCTACTCTTCTTTCAGTCCTTTCTGCGGCTAAACCTGAAATCGCTGATTATCCGTTTACAACCTTAGTGCCTAATCTAGGAATCGTTTCTTACAGGGACAACCGGTCGTTTGTTATGGCCGATATTCCGGGAATTATAGAGGGCGCTTCTACGGGGAAGGGCCTTGGACTCCGGTTTTTACGACATATAGAGAGAAATTCGGTTCTTCTGTTTCTGGTTCCTGCCGATACCGGCCGGACTATTCATCAGGAATACGACATTCTATTGAAAGAATTAGAGGATTACAATCCCGAGTTGATGCATAAACCCCGGATCCTGGCAATCAGTAAATCAGACATGCTCGATGCTGAATTAATGCAGGAAATGGAGGCTGATGTTCCACCGATTCCTTACATATTCATTTCATCGGTAGCACAAAGAGGGCTGCTGGAGTTGAAAGATATGCTTTGGAAGGCCATAAACGAGAATTAG
- a CDS encoding FadR/GntR family transcriptional regulator, which yields MNPLIETIKAIEVETPVEKIIRQLKHLIVSGQLKPGDRLPAERVLAEKFGVGRSYVREAILKLEFYGLLKTSPQSGTYVSGLSINVLDNLLTDLINFNKDDFNALIEARYYLELSAVRVAAERRTEEDLHAMERALDEYEYKIAQGLNGVEEDLLFHIKIARATKNPVIESMLLILIPDLVKSINENKVCGEERGLLSIPEHRAILKALEEKDSDAAEKAMANHLNEIFQISRAGYDAKKLLDNNAE from the coding sequence ATGAACCCGTTAATAGAGACGATAAAAGCGATAGAAGTGGAAACCCCGGTGGAAAAGATTATTCGCCAATTAAAGCACCTAATAGTATCCGGACAGTTAAAACCGGGCGACAGGTTGCCTGCTGAAAGAGTTCTTGCCGAAAAGTTTGGTGTAGGTAGAAGTTACGTTCGTGAAGCCATCCTTAAACTGGAGTTCTACGGGCTTCTGAAAACAAGTCCCCAGAGCGGAACCTATGTTTCGGGCCTCAGTATTAATGTGCTGGATAATCTCCTTACAGATCTTATTAATTTCAATAAGGATGATTTCAATGCATTAATCGAAGCCAGGTACTACCTCGAACTGAGTGCTGTGCGTGTAGCGGCTGAAAGAAGAACAGAGGAAGATTTGCATGCAATGGAGCGTGCTTTGGATGAGTACGAATATAAGATTGCACAAGGCCTGAACGGCGTGGAAGAGGATTTACTGTTCCATATTAAAATTGCCCGTGCCACTAAAAATCCTGTTATAGAATCGATGTTGCTGATTCTTATTCCCGATCTTGTTAAGAGCATTAATGAAAACAAGGTTTGTGGCGAAGAGCGGGGATTATTGTCAATACCCGAGCATCGTGCTATTTTAAAAGCGCTTGAAGAAAAGGACAGTGATGCAGCGGAAAAAGCGATGGCTAATCATTTAAATGAAATTTTTCAAATAAGCAGGGCAGGATATGATGCAAAGAAGCTCTTAGATAATAACGCAGAATAG
- a CDS encoding heparinase II/III domain-containing protein: protein MNYLKKVVLVIFCLQFSLFLAAQEHPNIMLTKAGIDNVRKGCTQYPLLQQSFAQVKDAADKAVEGKINIPVPKDGGGGPSHEQHKRNYQNVLACGVAYQISGDAKYASYVRDVLLGYAAQYEKWLVVHPKSKASNQAGRIFWQILNDCVWQVNVIQGYDMVYDAITPRDRKTIENKLFVPVLKFITENSKETFNRIHNHGTWAVAAVGLTGYVLNKPDYVEMALKGSDKSGKTGYLAQLDQLFSPDGYYTEGPYYQRYALLPFVIFAKAINQYQPERHIYEYRNKVLEKAINTSLQSTYSTGVFFPINDAIKDKTFESAELVYGVDLIYAEMGGKADLLDVAQKQGRVIVSDAGLKVAKDITEGKAKPFQYKSLIITDGAAGNEGGLAVLRSGSNNDQQCLVFKAASQGMGHGHFDRLNILYYDNGSEVFSDYGAARFINIESKNDGEYLPENKTWAKQTVAHNTLVVDKTSAFKANLNEAQSHYPEILYFKGDGEVQAVSAREDKAFPGVSMVRTSVLLHLPELTKALLVDVYKAESSAAHTYDLPFWYNGYVTDASFKINAFTDQLRPAGTKYGYEHLWMNSNDSVPGGSGYITVMNNKRFYTTHFAGGSVLNVKTVSLGANDPNYNLLNAKAFILSRSQSHDQTFISITESHGLVDAIAETTTGAKSTVSGLKVIKADRDGTSFSFEVQGKVYQLIMNYTDKNNFIQLIK, encoded by the coding sequence ATGAACTACTTAAAAAAAGTGGTACTTGTTATCTTTTGCCTTCAGTTTTCGCTTTTCCTAGCAGCGCAGGAGCATCCCAATATCATGCTGACAAAGGCTGGGATAGATAATGTAAGGAAAGGATGTACGCAATATCCCTTGCTTCAGCAGTCGTTTGCGCAGGTGAAGGATGCTGCTGACAAAGCTGTTGAGGGAAAAATCAATATACCAGTACCCAAAGACGGTGGAGGAGGGCCATCGCATGAGCAGCATAAAAGAAATTATCAGAATGTCTTAGCTTGTGGTGTAGCTTATCAGATCAGCGGCGATGCCAAATATGCTTCTTACGTAAGAGATGTTTTACTTGGCTATGCTGCTCAGTATGAAAAATGGCTGGTAGTACATCCGAAAAGCAAGGCCAGTAATCAGGCGGGCAGGATTTTCTGGCAGATCCTGAATGATTGTGTATGGCAGGTAAATGTGATTCAAGGATACGACATGGTTTATGATGCCATCACACCCCGCGACAGGAAGACTATTGAGAACAAACTATTTGTACCCGTCCTGAAGTTTATTACCGAAAATTCAAAAGAAACTTTTAACCGTATTCACAACCATGGTACCTGGGCTGTTGCTGCTGTTGGTCTTACCGGTTATGTATTAAACAAGCCCGACTACGTCGAAATGGCATTAAAAGGTTCTGATAAATCCGGCAAAACAGGTTATCTGGCGCAGCTGGACCAGTTGTTTTCTCCCGACGGGTATTATACAGAGGGCCCTTATTATCAGCGGTATGCTTTATTGCCTTTCGTAATATTTGCCAAAGCGATTAACCAATATCAGCCAGAGCGGCATATATATGAGTACCGGAACAAGGTGCTTGAAAAAGCGATTAATACTTCATTACAAAGCACGTACAGCACTGGTGTATTCTTCCCTATAAATGATGCTATTAAAGATAAAACATTTGAGTCGGCCGAGCTGGTTTATGGGGTTGACCTCATTTATGCAGAAATGGGTGGAAAAGCCGACTTGCTCGATGTAGCACAAAAACAAGGAAGAGTTATTGTGTCTGACGCGGGACTAAAGGTCGCTAAGGATATAACAGAGGGTAAAGCGAAGCCATTCCAGTACAAATCCCTTATAATAACAGATGGAGCCGCAGGCAACGAGGGCGGACTGGCTGTGCTAAGATCCGGATCTAATAATGACCAGCAGTGTTTGGTTTTTAAAGCTGCATCACAGGGAATGGGACACGGGCATTTCGATCGCCTGAATATTCTCTATTATGATAATGGATCTGAAGTGTTTTCAGATTACGGTGCGGCTCGCTTCATTAATATAGAGTCGAAGAACGACGGCGAATATCTCCCTGAAAACAAAACCTGGGCGAAGCAAACCGTTGCTCATAATACGCTGGTAGTCGATAAAACGTCGGCATTTAAAGCCAATCTCAATGAAGCGCAGAGCCATTATCCCGAAATCTTATACTTCAAAGGCGACGGAGAGGTACAGGCTGTAAGTGCCAGGGAAGACAAGGCATTCCCCGGCGTTTCAATGGTACGGACATCCGTATTGCTTCATCTCCCGGAGTTGACAAAGGCTTTGCTTGTTGACGTCTATAAAGCCGAGTCGAGCGCTGCACACACATACGATCTTCCCTTCTGGTATAACGGGTATGTCACTGACGCTTCTTTTAAAATCAATGCCTTTACTGATCAGCTCAGGCCGGCAGGAACTAAATATGGGTATGAACACCTGTGGATGAACAGTAACGACTCTGTTCCCGGAGGAAGCGGATATATCACAGTGATGAATAATAAGCGCTTTTATACTACGCATTTTGCAGGCGGGTCAGTCCTGAACGTGAAAACGGTCTCCCTGGGCGCAAATGATCCGAACTATAACCTGTTAAATGCAAAGGCTTTTATTCTTTCACGGTCACAGTCACACGATCAAACATTTATTTCTATTACAGAAAGTCATGGCCTTGTTGATGCTATAGCGGAAACAACCACTGGCGCCAAAAGCACTGTATCGGGGCTTAAGGTAATTAAGGCTGACAGAGATGGGACGAGCTTTTCATTTGAAGTGCAAGGGAAAGTGTACCAGCTGATAATGAACTATACCGACAAGAACAATTTCATTCAATTAATAAAATAA
- a CDS encoding SDR family NAD(P)-dependent oxidoreductase gives MRLKNKVAVVTGGARDIGRAVSCELARQGAKVVINYFDQEEKAVETLEMIKSEGGEAILVYGDMTKAADANVLAAKAREAFGDEIHVLVNVAGGLVGRKKLVEMEEEFWDFLMDLNLKSVFLVSKAIVPFMPAGSSIVNFSSLAARDGGGPGASAYATAKGAVMTYTRSLAKELGPQGIRVNALAPGVIATTFHDIHSTPQIRANICNATALRREGTAQEVADLVAYLASDESSFLSGTNIDINGGLAFS, from the coding sequence ATGCGTTTAAAAAATAAAGTAGCAGTAGTTACAGGCGGTGCGAGAGATATCGGCCGTGCTGTATCATGCGAATTAGCCCGTCAGGGTGCTAAAGTGGTTATAAACTATTTTGATCAGGAAGAGAAAGCGGTTGAAACTCTTGAGATGATTAAGAGCGAAGGTGGTGAGGCTATCCTGGTTTATGGCGACATGACTAAAGCCGCCGATGCCAATGTGTTGGCTGCAAAAGCAAGAGAAGCCTTTGGTGATGAAATTCACGTGCTGGTAAATGTTGCCGGGGGACTTGTTGGCCGAAAGAAACTGGTTGAAATGGAAGAAGAGTTCTGGGATTTCCTTATGGATCTCAACCTTAAGTCGGTATTTCTGGTAAGTAAGGCTATCGTTCCTTTTATGCCGGCCGGTTCTTCAATCGTCAACTTTTCTTCTTTGGCAGCACGTGATGGCGGCGGCCCTGGAGCAAGCGCCTACGCTACAGCAAAGGGTGCAGTTATGACTTATACCCGTTCGCTGGCAAAAGAGCTTGGGCCACAGGGCATCCGCGTAAATGCGCTGGCGCCGGGCGTTATCGCAACCACGTTCCACGATATTCACAGCACGCCTCAAATAAGGGCAAATATTTGTAATGCAACTGCATTACGCCGCGAAGGCACTGCTCAGGAAGTTGCTGATCTGGTTGCTTATCTGGCATCAGATGAATCGAGCTTCTTAAGCGGAACCAATATTGATATTAACGGAGGATTGGCGTTCTCTTAA
- the floA gene encoding flotillin-like protein FloA (flotillin-like protein involved in membrane lipid rafts) — protein sequence MDNNLLFTVLGVIVALFFFLYILPVNLWFTAQLSGVRVSLLNLFLMRLRKVPPSLVVNAMITSTKAGLNINSNEIETHYLAGGHVNSVIKALISADKANIPLTFKLATAIDLAGRDVFDAVQLSVNPRVINTPPVAAVAKDGIQLVAKARVTVRANINQLVGGAGEETILARVGEGIVTTIGSAINHKEVLENPDRISKTVLEKGLDSGTAFEILSIDIADIDIGDNIGAKLQTDQAEADLKVANARAEERRAMAVASEQEMRSKAQEARAKVIEAEAQVPLAMAEAFRSGNLGVMDYYKMQNLKSDTDMRESISKPNKGKQ from the coding sequence ATGGATAATAATTTGTTGTTTACAGTACTCGGGGTTATTGTCGCCCTGTTCTTCTTTCTGTATATTTTGCCGGTTAACCTCTGGTTTACCGCCCAGCTTTCGGGAGTGAGGGTTAGCTTGCTTAATCTTTTCCTGATGCGCCTTAGGAAAGTACCACCCTCGCTTGTAGTAAACGCAATGATCACTTCTACAAAAGCGGGGCTAAATATTAATTCGAACGAGATCGAAACTCATTATTTAGCAGGAGGACACGTAAACAGTGTAATCAAAGCGCTTATTTCAGCAGATAAAGCCAATATTCCCCTTACGTTTAAACTGGCAACCGCAATTGACCTTGCAGGCCGCGATGTATTCGATGCTGTTCAGCTGTCTGTTAATCCGAGGGTAATTAATACCCCGCCGGTTGCAGCTGTTGCAAAAGATGGGATACAATTGGTTGCCAAGGCGAGGGTGACGGTGCGCGCGAATATTAATCAGCTGGTAGGTGGCGCCGGTGAAGAAACGATTCTGGCGAGAGTAGGTGAGGGCATCGTTACTACCATCGGCTCTGCCATAAATCATAAAGAAGTATTGGAGAATCCAGACAGGATCTCAAAAACAGTATTAGAAAAAGGATTAGACAGCGGTACCGCTTTTGAGATCCTGTCCATTGATATCGCGGATATTGATATCGGCGACAATATTGGTGCAAAACTTCAAACAGACCAGGCAGAAGCAGATCTTAAAGTTGCAAATGCCCGCGCAGAGGAACGTCGTGCAATGGCCGTTGCATCAGAGCAGGAAATGCGCTCGAAAGCTCAGGAGGCGCGTGCGAAAGTAATTGAAGCAGAAGCCCAGGTTCCTCTGGCTATGGCAGAAGCGTTCCGATCCGGCAATCTTGGCGTAATGGACTATTACAAAATGCAGAACCTGAAATCGGATACCGACATGCGTGAGTCGATTTCAAAGCCCAATAAGGGAAAACAATAG
- a CDS encoding GNAT family N-acyltransferase: MKVISKEEFAKATRIDKLHLPGLASLLMEIMKINDVNAAFSKAHHLEGIDFIDKILEILGIRVEFDEAELKNIPRSGAFIAIANHPYGGIEGLVLLKILCTVRPEARLMANFILKKIPNLSEYFIAVNPFENIEHSSSISGIKSTMAILKKGDPIGIFPAGEVSTYKIGSQQITDKLWHPVVGKIITKAKVPVIPIYFHGNNGLLFNIISLIHPALRTAKLPSELFNKQGHKIRLRIGKLIPAEDIPFQNNTPKLLAYLRAKTYSLGTSLENEKRIFNPRYLFKIRKRAEPVIPAIDPSILEAEIDTLRKSCRICEEKQYEVFVSPTSKIPHIIKEIGRLREVTFREVGEGTNKSVDLDGYDIYYHHLFIWDKETKQVVGAYRIGKGDEIFFSMGKLGFYTAGLFKIKEQFYPVLRQSLELGRSWVRKEYQQRPLPLFLLWKGILKYLLDNPKYRYLIGPVSISNSFSKFSKSLIVSYISRYHFDHDLAKYVKPRKKFKVDFSKIDTSLLFEPKDSLKSLDSLISEIEVTHMKVPVLLRQYIALNAKIICFNIDPKFSDSLDGFLILDLENVPKEMVEKLGKNPS; this comes from the coding sequence ATGAAAGTAATAAGCAAAGAAGAGTTCGCTAAAGCGACGCGAATTGATAAGCTTCATCTTCCCGGGCTTGCTTCATTATTAATGGAGATAATGAAAATCAATGATGTGAACGCGGCTTTCTCTAAAGCCCACCATCTTGAAGGCATTGATTTTATCGACAAGATCCTTGAGATCCTGGGCATTAGAGTTGAATTCGACGAGGCAGAACTTAAGAACATCCCTCGTAGCGGTGCATTCATTGCAATTGCTAACCATCCTTACGGAGGTATTGAAGGGTTAGTACTTCTTAAGATACTATGTACAGTGAGACCCGAAGCGCGGCTTATGGCAAACTTCATTCTAAAAAAGATTCCCAATCTTAGTGAGTACTTCATAGCAGTAAATCCATTCGAGAATATTGAGCATTCTTCCAGTATCAGTGGTATCAAGAGCACGATGGCGATACTGAAGAAGGGGGACCCGATCGGTATTTTCCCGGCCGGCGAAGTTTCTACATATAAGATTGGATCACAGCAAATAACGGATAAACTATGGCATCCTGTAGTCGGCAAAATAATCACGAAAGCGAAGGTGCCGGTTATACCCATATACTTTCACGGCAATAATGGCCTGCTTTTCAATATTATTAGTTTAATCCATCCTGCTTTACGTACAGCAAAGCTTCCATCCGAACTCTTCAATAAACAGGGCCATAAAATAAGGTTGCGCATTGGCAAACTAATACCTGCCGAAGACATTCCATTCCAGAATAACACGCCAAAGCTCCTTGCCTATCTGCGGGCCAAAACGTACAGCCTGGGTACCAGCCTCGAAAATGAGAAAAGGATATTCAATCCACGGTATCTTTTCAAGATCAGGAAGCGGGCAGAACCCGTTATTCCGGCTATTGATCCTTCAATTCTGGAAGCGGAGATCGATACCCTGAGAAAGAGCTGCAGAATCTGCGAAGAAAAGCAATACGAAGTGTTCGTATCCCCCACCTCGAAGATCCCTCATATTATTAAAGAGATCGGGAGGCTCCGGGAAGTAACATTCAGAGAGGTGGGTGAAGGCACCAATAAGTCGGTAGACCTCGATGGCTACGACATCTATTATCACCATCTTTTTATCTGGGATAAAGAAACCAAACAAGTCGTAGGAGCTTACCGCATCGGCAAGGGGGATGAAATATTCTTCAGCATGGGCAAATTAGGTTTCTATACCGCCGGCCTGTTTAAGATTAAGGAACAGTTTTACCCGGTTTTACGGCAAAGTCTCGAACTGGGAAGGTCGTGGGTGAGGAAGGAGTATCAGCAGAGACCGCTTCCTCTATTCCTTTTATGGAAGGGGATTCTCAAATATCTGCTTGATAACCCAAAATACCGTTACCTGATCGGGCCGGTAAGTATTAGCAACAGCTTTTCTAAGTTTTCGAAATCGCTTATTGTCAGCTATATTTCGAGATACCATTTCGATCATGACCTGGCAAAGTATGTAAAACCAAGGAAGAAGTTCAAAGTTGACTTTTCTAAGATCGACACCAGCCTTTTATTCGAACCGAAAGACTCACTGAAATCGCTCGACAGTTTAATCTCGGAGATAGAGGTAACTCATATGAAAGTGCCGGTATTATTGCGGCAGTATATTGCCTTGAATGCCAAAATCATTTGCTTTAATATAGATCCGAAGTTTTCTGACAGTCTGGATGGATTCCTGATACTTGATCTGGAGAACGTACCAAAAGAAATGGTTGAAAAGTTAGGAAAGAATCCTTCCTAA